The nucleotide window GACCATCCAATTTGGCAACAAACAGTGAAAGCCATGTTCTCATaaccagaaaaaaaatctgtacGATTAACAACATTGAATTCTTGTCGATGACTGACGGTATTAAAATTCTTGATAAAACATGcatttgattcaaaaatttagaataaaaaatctgtgAATTTTTGGCTCGTCCCAATTCCACGTTTTTGAAGAGATACTTGTCATGTTCGATAACATCATCATCTCTAGGTCGTATGTAGATTTTCTTACTTTCCGCGACAGGTTTCACAAACTCTGGCTGGTCTGTCGGTTTTTCGTTTGCAGAATTGTTCGTCATcatttccaaaattgacTTAGATTCTGGTATGTACATAATTCTTCCACCTGTTGTCAACTGGGTTTGCGACCTTGTGCGAGGCAAAATCGATCTTCTACCATGTAATCTTGAGTGCCTGTATAGAGAGTATATTTTCCTCACAATCAAAAGGGCTGCGTAAGTAGCACTGGAAGCTACGAAGGCCCCAGACAATCCCAGAGATAACAGCAGCACTCTGGCTCTGGTCCTGTGCTCCAAAAGTGAACCTGGCGACTTTTGCAACTGCATTAAGTGTCTCAAGAGTACTCTTAAATACTGTGGCAGCGTCACTCCCTTCAGCTTTAACCCTATACAGGTCGCATGTAGGTTGATTATTAGTCGTTTTAATGAATCCTTTGCAAGCACAGACTCCGCCATCACTCTCGGTTTCTGCGTCATTCTGAATAAACCCCTCTGTGCTTAtctgattttgaagttgtAGTCTCTCAGATTTCGAAATTCTTAAAGTGATTGGACCTTTGTTGTTGTATCCTTTCGCAAAACGTTTTGCCTTTATATGCTATCGGCGGCAattattcttttatttgGTCATCCCCATTTCCCCACTTTTATTACTCCAACTTCGAGTTGATTTGAATCCGCTGCGTTACCCGGCCATTCGGAATAGAAATAACCGCCGAGatcatatatatattgtTCCAAAGACTATAGATATCGTTCAATTCAAATGCTCTATGTCAAGCACATGCTGTGAGCCAATCAAAGAATGTAATCGGGAGTATCAGGCTGCCAAGAGCGTTCTTTTGAGTTTCACTTCCACCGCGATGTGTTCTTCGAAACACTCAACTTCCTGGCTAGATATAATCGACTCAGGAATTTGAAGGTAGATTTCCATACATTTGGACCATAGTTACCCATGTTGTGAGCATGGCTCGACTTGCTTGTTGCTGCCTTCCAAAGCAGCAGACTgaacatcttcaaaagtcaCTATTCGTGAGTGTAACGTATAGAATTATCTGAATGATAAGCATGTCTGCATAAGTCAAAGTATGAAGGTCCGGGATAACAGATATTGTTGCAAGGCAACTCTGCTAAAGTTGACTAAAACCACATGTCCTATCCAGGCGTGCTGCATCAGTATTCATATCAGGTCgcatttgaatttgaacCGGTAGGCTTGCCCAACGTGATCATCGTAATCGGTGGATTGACCGATGGGTTATTGACAGTTGCATATGCCTCCCCTCTTGCTAAGGCAGTTGCAAAGTATGGCTACTCTGTAGTCAACATCCAGATGACAAGCAGTTATAAAGGATTTGGGGTGCAATCCCTGGATAAGGATGTTGAGGATATTAAAAAGCTGGTTGATTTCTTTAAAGCGAAAAACAGGGGAAGAATCATAATATTCGGTCGTTCAACTGGCTCACAAGACGTAATACATTATTTACTACGCTATCCTGAGACTGTTGATGCTGGCATAATGGATGCACCAGTGTCCGATAGAGAAGCCTTCTCCTCTGAAATTGATCCGAAAGTACTGGCCAGGTTGAACGAAACGGCGTCAGAACTGGTGAAAGACGAAAGAGGCTCTCAACTACTTTCTCCTGAACACTGCAAGTACTTATTTGGTACCCCAGTGAATGCGTACCGGTGGTGTTCACTTCTGCTTCCTGGTGGCGATGATGATTACTTTTCTGCGGATCTCTCAGATGAATTTATTGCCTCGACGTTCGGTAAACTGGGAAAGCCCTTCTTGATTctggaaaatgaaagagacGAATTTGTTCCCAGAACTACGGATAAGTCAAGtctgttgaaaagatggaaagCTGCAAGTGACCCGAAGTATTGGTCCAAGATGTCAGGGTTTGTGAAGAATGCGTCCCATCTTGTTGTAGAAAAGGATGCTCAGAATCTTTTGGTTGATCGTGTGACGAGGTTCATCTCTGAATTTGAGCTTTAAACTGAATCCCAAATCTTGCCACTCTTTTTTAACTTATATTTAAATTCAGTTTTTGATCTGTATGTTCGTGACATTCAACAGTTCTCTTCTAAGACGCGGCATTTGTCATCAACTATATTCCGTCTCTTGATAGATggttttgaaaacatcTCATAGTGTTCGGTTCCTGGAAACTGTGTAGAGTTCATGTACACGGTAAGAAATTCGACCTTGAAAGAATTACCACGAAATAGAGATTTTACTAGCCTTATCAAATCTTAAATGATTTCCGACATCTGGGAAATGACTCTTGTCTTGACGCGACATAAGCATAAGGGACGTTTATTTTCCGCCGCTCTCGGTAAGAGACTATGCATATATATACGGTGCAGTTCTCGAGAATACATGCATAACGCAAAGGAAACTCTCACACGCACAGATAGATAATAATATAGTTATCTATCATGTCTACAACTCAGTTACGCAATGGaccaaaattttccaagCCATTGGTGGATGTCATCGAACCTTTGCAGTtccaattgaaagattcgGATACAATTGCGACTGCTTTCCCAATATACTCTTCAGATGATGTTCCATTGACACTACTGCAATATATGCATAATGAGTTGAATCTCGAGATTGAAGATGGTAAAACATATCCCCATCTCGAGCAATTCTCATGTAAAGAGTTTTCCGATTACTGGTTTTCATCGTTCTGCGTTATTGTCTTGAAAACGAACAAATTAACCATTGATCCAGACCAAAGTGACTGGAGTGATGTTTTCCAGGGGACTTTCTACATCAAACCAAATTATTTGCCTCGTTGCTCTCACAATTGCAACGCAGGATTTCTTGTAAATCATaaacaaagaaatcaaagaattgGCTATAGGCTGGCCCAAGTCTACTTGAAATGGGCGCCTTTATTAGGTTATAAATATtcagttttcaatttggtGTTTGTCACTAATAAAGCAAGCTGGAGAATCTGGGATCAATTCAAGTTTGATAGAGTGGGAATAATTCCTGGCGCAGCTGTTCTAAAGAACATTGAAGAGCCGGTTGATGcaatcatttttggtaAAGATCTAACCAAAATCGAGCCTGAGCTATTTTCTGACTTTCCATGATACTTTATTACGTTGAAGTGTTTccatatatttttatatattcATCAAGCCTAAACATAAAAATTACTGTTTTGTTATCTCAagctgaaaatgaaaagtttgagTCGTGATAATAAACGTTGAACAGTAATACATATTGACGCCATTGAAACATGCATCAATCCTTAACCAAGGGTTGCTTGGTTGGTGTTGGTACCGATATAGTTTATCTACCTAGAATCGCTAAACTTTTAGATAAGTATACTTCGAACCGCGATCGtaatatttcaagatttcacAAAATTACGCAGAAGTTTATGCACCCAATTGAACTAAATCAACTGGATACTCTGTTGACGGAAGGTTCTTCCTCTAAAACTAGACTGACCACCTTTATAGGAGGTGTGTGGGCATCAAAGGAATCGACTTATAAAGCGTTATCATGTTTTGTGCCTCATGATATGATTCCACCGGCCAAAACCATATACACAGGGCTCTTTTACAAAATGAATGCAAAAAACGGCTATCCGACGCTGCAATTTGATGACAAGTTTCAAGAGAGTCACTTGGCGAATCAGGATTTCTACCGAGATTTCGTGAAGATCCCTCAGATAAAGCCGCTAATCTCAATTGCACACGATCATGACTACCTTGCGTGCTTCGTGAGTCTGAGCTCATATGGAAAAGCTATAgagaaatgaagaaatgtGTGTGTTCATCGGACGCTCCTTGTTGCCATTTTCTATTATTTTATTGCAGAGTAGcgaaaagtttttgaaatatgttgAACATACAATTCGCCGCgatggaaaaaatcttgtCTTCTCTTCAAAGTGCTGAATCATTTGGGCCaataaaagaataataCAAAATACGAATTTAAAGCACGGAAAAGATGGCTGTTGCAGACTTAATTAAAAAGTTTGAGAAAATTTCAGTCGATGATGTGAAACAGGAACGCGCTGAACAGGGACAGCACGAGGAAACCGATAAACCGTATGTTTCCTCTGGCATCGATAGTGTTTCGCGGGGAGCCTCCTCTCAAACGCCAATTAACAATACCATAGATACTCAATCTGACGCACCTGGTGAATTGAATGGAGAAGTAAAGGATAAAGACGAAGACAAACTGCTTGGCAAAGTAAATGCTGAAGAAAGTGAAGTAGAGGCTTCAGTTCAGAACCCCATAGATGACTTTGAAGAATCAAACAAAGAGGAGAGATCAGAAgaaacttcaaaagttgaGGAGACGGAAGAGGGAAAACAAGCTAAAAATGTCGCACAAGCAGGTGAATTAGAAGATGAAACGGAGCTGTCATTATCTTCTCCTACAGTGGGCAACGCCGAAGCAGAATCTGCCTCTGATAACGTCGAAGACTTACAGGTAGTAGAGGAAAATTGGCTTAGGCAAGACTAAATCACACAATATAGATGAATTGAATGCGATGACGCAGGAAGTGCAGGAAGAAACCTCTGAGAGTATTGCACACCAAAAACCGCTGGATGTCAAATCAAGCAGTAGACCAACTCGACTAGGACGTGATGATCCTTTTGAGTTTGGCAAAAGAAcccttgaagaaaaatctgacGTTTGGGATCATAATGCCTGGGATAATGTTGAATGGGGAGAAGAACAAATTAAACaagctgaagaaaaaattaagCAGCAGTTGGAAAATCCAGTTTCTGAGTTTGACAAAAAACTGTACAATGAAAACCCGGCAAGATATTGGGATATATTTTACAAGAATAATAAggaaaactttttcaagGATAGAAAATGGcttcaaattgaattcCCATGTTTGTACGCGGCCACAAAGAAAGACGCAGGTCCAATGACAATATTCGAAATTGGTTGCGGTGCCGGTAACACTTTCTTTCCTAttttaaatgaaaatgagaatgaaaacCTTCGAATCATCGCTGCCGATTATGCTCCAAGAGCTGTTGAGTTAGTTAAAAACTCTTCCCAATTCAATCCTAAGTATGGACATGCCACCGTTTGGGATTTAGCAAATCCTTCGGGCGACTTACCAGATGGGATTGCTCCACACTCCGTTGATATCGCTGTAATGATTTTTGTGTTCAGTGCACTGGCTCCTGATCAGTGGGATCAAGCTTTAGATAACCTACGAAAAATACTGAAACCCGGAggtaaaattttgtttAGAGATTACGGGAGATATGACTTGGCTCAGGTTagattcaagaaaaatagaaTACTCGGTGACAACTTTTACATCAGAGGGGATGGTACCAGAGTCTACTTTTTCACAGAGGATGAATTAAGAGATATTTTCACGAAAAAGTCTTTTATCGAGAATCAAATAGGAACTGATAGAAGGCTTCTTGTCAATAGAAAGAGGCAGTTGAAAATGTATAGATGCTGGTTGCAAGCCGTATTTGACATTCCAAAATGAACtgaaatatatttttacatatatatatatatatatattgaGACTATTAAAAACGTGAATGCTTTTTTTCCCGTAATAACATCATGAGGTGGGATGTCTCATGTTTAATTTTAGTTCTCGAGTCCCTCTATGGCCACTTCATTTGCAGTCAGTAGGCATAATGAAATATGCAAAAATCCATCAAAGCTAAAAAATCGGAGGTAGGTTTCGTAAATATGTGCTTCTAGCGGAATTTCAATACCGGAACACACAATCTTAATCGGTGCTCTaccttttttctcaaatagTACAGGTAAGAGATGAGTAAGAACATCCATGAATGTTTCCTCATGCTGATCGGCCTGAAAAGCCGAAATGACGGGTTGCATAATTTGCATCTCCGGTAAAGATTGATGAATGACTACGGGAATATGACGAGGTTTTGCAGGTATGATTTTTGTTgcaataaattcaaatgatttCCTATCTCTTTTAATGACACTTTCccagaatttttttgagtcGTACATTGCCAAGGACATCATCTGTTTAGCTGAACCATTTAGGATGAAGCACACTTGCTTCCATTGGTGCATCCAATAGCCCTGGATTTGTTCTTGTCCTTTGACGATTGGAAGAACTCCAGAAGGAGCTTGCGGACCATATGCAAGTTCTATTGTCCACATAttaattgatgaagaagtaTCGCCGCGTTTTCTTCCCGATGGAATCAAACTTGTCATAGAGTCAAAGAGTACTCCAAC belongs to Zygotorulaspora mrakii chromosome 1, complete sequence and includes:
- the ABP140 gene encoding tRNA(Thr) (cytosine(32)-N(3))-methyltransferase (similar to Saccharomyces cerevisiae ABP140 (YOR239W); ancestral locus Anc_8.665) codes for the protein MTQEVQEETSESIAHQKPLDVKSSSRPTRLGRDDPFEFGKRTLEEKSDVWDHNAWDNVEWGEEQIKQAEEKIKQQLENPVSEFDKKLYNENPARYWDIFYKNNKENFFKDRKWLQIEFPCLYAATKKDAGPMTIFEIGCGAGNTFFPILNENENENLRIIAADYAPRAVELVKNSSQFNPKYGHATVWDLANPSGDLPDGIAPHSVDIAVMIFVFSALAPDQWDQALDNLRKILKPGGKILFRDYGRYDLAQVRFKKNRILGDNFYIRGDGTRVYFFTEDELRDIFTKKSFIENQIGTDRRLLVNRKRQLKMYRCWLQAVFDIPK
- a CDS encoding uncharacterized protein (ancestral locus Anc_8.663), which translates into the protein MSTTQLRNGPKFSKPLVDVIEPLQFQLKDSDTIATAFPIYSSDDVPLTLLQYMHNELNLEIEDGKTYPHLEQFSCKEFSDYWFSSFCVIVLKTNKLTIDPDQSDWSDVFQGTFYIKPNYLPRCSHNCNAGFLVNHKQRNQRIGYRLAQVYLKWAPLLGYKYSVFNLVFVTNKASWRIWDQFKFDRVGIIPGAAVLKNIEEPVDAIIFGKDLTKIEPELFSDFP
- the ATG5 gene encoding Atg5p (similar to Saccharomyces cerevisiae ATG5 (YPL149W); ancestral locus Anc_8.666), with protein sequence MDEIRNLVWNGAINVKLTVKSTLLIAGVKKERCSLNIRIPRDIYLPMYLPFMKNQVKDYLKADIDDRELFVWFEYENVPLYWNYPVGVLFDSMTSLIPSGRKRGDTSSSINMWTIELAYGPQAPSGVLPIVKGQEQIQGYWMHQWKQVCFILNGSAKQMMSLAMYDSKKFWESVIKRDRKSFEFIATKIIPAKPRHIPVVIHQSLPEMQIMQPVISAFQADQHEETFMDVLTHLLPVLFEKKGRAPIKIVCSGIEIPLEAHIYETYLRFFSFDGFLHISLCLLTANEVAIEGLEN
- the PPT2 gene encoding holo-[acyl-carrier-protein] synthase (similar to Saccharomyces cerevisiae PPT2 (YPL148C); ancestral locus Anc_8.664), yielding MHQSLTKGCLVGVGTDIVYLPRIAKLLDKYTSNRDRNISRFHKITQKFMHPIELNQLDTLLTEGSSSKTRLTTFIGGVWASKESTYKALSCFVPHDMIPPAKTIYTGLFYKMNAKNGYPTLQFDDKFQESHLANQDFYRDFVKIPQIKPLISIAHDHDYLACFVSLSSYGKAIEK
- a CDS encoding uncharacterized protein (ancestral locus Anc_8.662); this encodes MSYPGVLHQYSYQVAFEFEPVGLPNVIIVIGGLTDGLLTVAYASPLAKAVAKYGYSVVNIQMTSSYKGFGVQSLDKDVEDIKKLVDFFKAKNRGRIIIFGRSTGSQDVIHYLLRYPETVDAGIMDAPVSDREAFSSEIDPKVLARLNETASELVKDERGSQLLSPEHCKYLFGTPVNAYRWCSLLLPGGDDDYFSADLSDEFIASTFGKLGKPFLILENERDEFVPRTTDKSSLLKRWKAASDPKYWSKMSGFVKNASHLVVEKDAQNLLVDRVTRFISEFEL